Proteins encoded within one genomic window of Natator depressus isolate rNatDep1 chromosome 1, rNatDep2.hap1, whole genome shotgun sequence:
- the LOC141985187 gene encoding uncharacterized protein LOC141985187, with translation MKLIQLVCFAGCLGIGWTVQLSSLDKISLDFFPNASVILAARMSSSFIVNIPKCIPSSQFTPTTIRPAVAAVGDKVAMPAVTDTDQIKSLHSSSTAQVYFAGEFKSVSCRIARDLVSMDIDDGNYKLTTVVGYQVGVEVCEKATGSFCNRVLQPSSIYRVNFFILDENAVIRAHTGWSDAIQTNNVTSFTAYDGSFLGRAGGMIVITVLLSVGMFVLVVGLIVAAALGGKKS, from the exons ATGAAGCTAATTCAGCTGGTTTGCTTTGCTGGCTGCCTTGGAATAGGATGGACTGTTCAACTGTCCAGTTTAGACAAAATCT CACTAGATTTCTTTCCAAATGCGAGCGTGATTTTAGCAGCAAGAATGAGTTCATCTTTCATTGTTAATATTCCTAAGTGTATTCCTTCCTCTCAATTCACACCCACCACGATTAGACCAGCAGTAGCGGCTGTTGGTGATAAAGTTGCTATGCCAG CTGTGACAGACACCGATCAGATCAAATCCCTCCACTCTTCTTCTACTGCCCAAGTTTACTTTGCGGGAGAATTCAAGAGTGTCTCATGTAGAATAGCCAGGGATCTTGTGAGCATGGACATTGATGATGGGAACTACAAGCTGACCACAGTCGTAGGCTACCAGGTGGGGGTAGAAGTCTGTGAAAAAGCTACAGGCTCCTTCTGCAATCGAGTCCTTCAGCCATCGTCGATTTACAG GGTGAATTTCTTTATTCTGGATGAAAATGCTGTAATCAGAGCTCACACAGGCTGGTCAGATGCCATACAAACAAACAATG TGACAAGCTTCACGGCATATGATGGATCATTCTTAGGGCGGGCCGGAGGAATGATAGTGATCACGGTACTGCTTTCTGTTGGTATGTTTGTGCTCGTGGTTGGCTTAATTGTAGCAGCAGCtcttggaggaaaaaaatcataa